One part of the Arabidopsis thaliana chromosome 1 sequence genome encodes these proteins:
- a CDS encoding Prefoldin chaperone subunit family protein (Prefoldin chaperone subunit family protein; FUNCTIONS IN: unfolded protein binding; INVOLVED IN: protein folding; LOCATED IN: prefoldin complex; EXPRESSED IN: pollen tube; CONTAINS InterPro DOMAIN/s: Prefoldin alpha-like (InterPro:IPR004127), Prefoldin (InterPro:IPR009053); Has 429 Blast hits to 422 proteins in 142 species: Archae - 27; Bacteria - 8; Metazoa - 215; Fungi - 17; Plants - 37; Viruses - 4; Other Eukaryotes - 121 (source: NCBI BLink).), whose amino-acid sequence MEPPAKGTVTPLGFSEEDVRKAASYMEEKIGEKRVEMNRLQQYVDENDNLINLVKKLPDQLHHNVMVPFGKMAFFPGRLIHTNECLVLLGENYYTDRSSKQTVDFLKRRDKTLQSQIHSLKAEIEDLQTEASFFTTTASEVADGLVEIREEYVEEDSSAPVVIHSSEKEPCNLSEGETEEGELEDDDFARIMARLNELEIEEELEGEDGDSRGEDPDSSVESVEQIQHDLVKGSRGETDRGRVEYGKQETTISVPNKASGHSSSPRVSEPRVEAKIIQVLPETHPHKDLDDPLNRIRPMAQYLSKEGQSRGGTPQQNAETWKDFRTNAKTNVLGPQKIEPQKPEPEFDSTKAFTGSIVEHAHILETSAHSQTQSSTSQPSKPVSRFRAKRR is encoded by the exons ATGGAGCCGCCGGCGAAAGGAACGGTGACGCCGTTAGGATTTTCAGAGGAGGATGTTCGAAAAGCAGCAAGTTACATGGAGGAGAAAATCGGAGAGAAGCGAGTAGAGATGAATCGTCTTCAACAGTACGTCGACGAAAACGATAATCTCATCAATCTCGTCAAGAAGCTTCCCGATCAGCTTCATCACAACGTTATG GTTCCATTCGGTAAAATGGCTTTTTTCCCAGGTCGATTGATTCACACCAACGAGTGTTTG GTGTTGTTGGGAGAGAATTACTATACTGATAGATCATCGAAACAAACTGTTGATTTCctgaagagaagagacaagacTTTACAGTCTCAAATTCATTCTCTTAAAGCTGAGATTGAAGATCTTCAAACGGAGGCTTCATTCTTCACTACAACTGCTTCTGAAGTAGCG GATGGACTTGTTGAGATAAGAGAAGAGTATgtagaagaagattcttctgCACCTGTTGTGATACATTCAAGTGAAAAAGAGCCTTGTAATCTTTCTGAAGGAGAGACTGAAGAAGGTGAACTTGAAGACGATGACTTTGCAAGAATCATGGCCAGGTTGAATGAACTTGAAATAGAGGAAGAACTGGAGGGTGAAGATGGGGATAGTAGAGGTGAAGATCCTGATTCTTCAGTAGAAAGTGTGGAACAGATCCAGCATGATTTGGTGAAAGGAAGTAGAGGTGAGACAGACCGTGGTAGGGTTGAATACGGGAAACAAGAAACTACCATATCTGTTCCTAACAAAGCTTCCGGTCATAGCTCTTCACCGAGGGTCTCAGAG CCAAGGGTCGAAGCCAAAATTATTCAAGTGTTACCAGAGACACATCCACACAAAGATCTAGATGATCCGCTGAAT CGTATCCGACCAATGGCACAATATCTTTCCAAAG AAGGTCAATCACGTGGCGGAACCCCTCAGCAAAACGCTGAAACATGGAAAGACTTTCGAACGAATGCAAAAACCAATGTTTTAGGACCACAAAAGATTGAG CCACAGAAGCCAGAGCCCGAGTTTGATTCTACCAAG GCTTTTACTGGATCAATCGTAGAGCATGCCCATATTCTAGAGACCAGCGCACACAGCCAAACGCAG TCTTCTACGTCTCAACCGTCTAAACCAGTGTCGAGATTCAGGGCGAAGAGAAGGTAG
- the RING1B gene encoding RING 1B (RING 1B (RING1B); FUNCTIONS IN: zinc ion binding; INVOLVED IN: negative regulation of gene expression, epigenetic; LOCATED IN: nucleus, PRC1 complex; EXPRESSED IN: 15 plant structures; EXPRESSED DURING: 8 growth stages; CONTAINS InterPro DOMAIN/s: Zinc finger, RING-type, conserved site (InterPro:IPR017907), Zinc finger, RING-type (InterPro:IPR001841), Zinc finger, C3HC4 RING-type (InterPro:IPR018957); BEST Arabidopsis thaliana protein match is: RING 1A (TAIR:AT5G44280.1).), which translates to MPSLKSFSAAEEEDDQLGRNSEAERFNPEAVEKEEDPDKMDEKDESGDEEDDVKRDQVEAEDEEALGEEEVSDSKERSQSSSAGELSESEYMVVDLADICKDVQCSICLGIIRKTRTVMECLHRFCRECIDKSMRLGNNECPTCRKHCASRRSLRDDPNFDALIAALFKNIDKFEEEELNFRQDDEARNKQIQASIAQVSQRQSKALVKRKSVGKGTAILSRSRRSGGGSRRRRNCRNIEQDTSEANDDDDQNKRGKDSSSDEPCERQRKKRSATQPSSSNANNNDNCAGNGTEQTHQRDSRVISPVLVWNSELIAWGRGGTRSNTRQGNNNQGAISKRNARLKRLVEYLGSLEGNSVELDIHLKLVSLDTEGLLNLHEPYLCFRPTLLVKQLREYVARHLKLKAEEVELLVSKDGDTVIGNKTSTEKMQSLQDDETVAKLKVDCISSNGYMIVVYRRKQIA; encoded by the exons ATGCCTTCCTTGAAGAGCTTCTCCGCCgccgaggaagaagatgaccaACTGGGTCGGAACTCAGAAGCTGAAAGATTCAATCCTGAAGCtgtggagaaagaagaagatccagaCAAAATGGATGAGAAGGACGAAAGTGGAGATGAGGAAGACGACGTGAAACGTGACCAAGTAGAAGCAGAGGATGAGGAAGCgttaggagaagaagaag TTTCAGATTCTAAGGAAAGAAGTCAATCTTCTTCAGCAGGAGAGTTATCAGAATCAGA ATATATGGTTGTTGATCTAGCGGATATCTGTAAGGACGTGCAATGCTCGATATGTTTAG GGATTATAAGGAAAACAAGGACTGTGATGGAATGTCTCCACCGGTTTTGCCGAGAGTGCATTGATAAGTCAATGAGATTGGG GAACAATGAGTGTCCTACTTGCAGAAAACATTGTGCAAGCCGACGTTCTTTAAGAGACGACCCAAACTTTGATGCCTTAATAGCagctttattcaaaaatattgataaatttgaGGAGGAG GAATTGAATTTTCGTCAAGATGATGAAGCTCGTAATAAGCAG ATTCAAGCATCTATAGCTCAAGTATCGCAACGACAATCTAAGGCCCTTGTAAAAAGAAAGTCTGTTGGTAAAGGCACAGCGATCTTATCGAGATCACGACGTAGTGGTGGCGGctccagaagaagaaggaactgCAGAAACATTGAACAGGATACATCAGAAgccaatgatgatgatgatcaaaacaaaagaggcaaagattcttcttcagatgAGCCTTGTGAGAGGCAACGAAAAAAGCGTTCAGCAACTcagccttcttcttcaaatgcAAACAACAACGATAACTGCGCAGGTAATGGCACAGAGCAGACGCATCAGAGGGACAGCAGAGTAATATCACCTGTGCTTGTGTGGAACTCGGAACTAATTGCATGGGGAAGAGGCGGTACAAGGAGTAACACAAGGCAAGGAAATAATAACCAAGGAGCTATTAGTAAGAGAAATGCTCGCTTGAAAAGACTTGTGGAATATCTCGGGAGCTTAGAGGGTAATAGTGTCGag TTGGATATTCATCTTAAGCTTGTCTCGCTGGATACAGAAGGTTTACTAAACTTACATGAGCCATATCTTTGTTTCCGGCCCACTTTGCTAGTTAAACAACTCCGCGAA TATGTGGCACGCCATTTAAAATTGAAGGCTGAAGAGGTTGAATTGTTGGTGTCTAAAGATGGGGATACGGTCATTGGGAATAAGACCTCAACAGAGAAGATGCAAAGCCTGCAAGATGATGAGACCGTGGCAAAGCTAAAAGTTGATTGCATTTCGAGCAATGGATATATG ATTGTAGTGTACCGGAGAAAGCAAATCGCGTAG
- the RING1B gene encoding RING 1B (RING 1B (RING1B); FUNCTIONS IN: zinc ion binding; INVOLVED IN: negative regulation of gene expression, epigenetic; LOCATED IN: nucleus, PRC1 complex; EXPRESSED IN: 15 plant structures; EXPRESSED DURING: 8 growth stages; CONTAINS InterPro DOMAIN/s: Zinc finger, RING-type, conserved site (InterPro:IPR017907), Zinc finger, RING-type (InterPro:IPR001841), Zinc finger, C3HC4 RING-type (InterPro:IPR018957); BEST Arabidopsis thaliana protein match is: RING 1A (TAIR:AT5G44280.1).) gives MPSLKSFSAAEEEDDQLGRNSEAERFNPEAVEKEEDPDKMDEKDESGDEEDDVKRDQVEAEDEEALGEEEVSDSKERSQSSSAGELSESEYMVVDLADICKDVQCSICLGIIRKTRTVMECLHRFCRECIDKSMRLGNNECPTCRKHCASRRSLRDDPNFDALIAALFKNIDKFEEEELNFRQDDEARNKQIQASIAQVSQRQSKALVKRKSVGKGTAILSRSRRSGGGSRRRRNCRNIEQDTSEANDDDDQNKRGKDSSSDEPCERQRKKRSATQPSSSNANNNDNCAGNGTEQTHQRDSRVISPVLVWNSELIAWGRGGTRSNTRQGNNNQGAISKRNARLKRLVEYLGSLEGNSVELDIHLKLVSLDTEGLLNLHEPYLCFRPTLLVKQLREVSSLPLYVARHLKLKAEEVELLVSKDGDTVIGNKTSTEKMQSLQDDETVAKLKVDCISSNGYMIVVYRRKQIA, from the exons ATGCCTTCCTTGAAGAGCTTCTCCGCCgccgaggaagaagatgaccaACTGGGTCGGAACTCAGAAGCTGAAAGATTCAATCCTGAAGCtgtggagaaagaagaagatccagaCAAAATGGATGAGAAGGACGAAAGTGGAGATGAGGAAGACGACGTGAAACGTGACCAAGTAGAAGCAGAGGATGAGGAAGCgttaggagaagaagaag TTTCAGATTCTAAGGAAAGAAGTCAATCTTCTTCAGCAGGAGAGTTATCAGAATCAGA ATATATGGTTGTTGATCTAGCGGATATCTGTAAGGACGTGCAATGCTCGATATGTTTAG GGATTATAAGGAAAACAAGGACTGTGATGGAATGTCTCCACCGGTTTTGCCGAGAGTGCATTGATAAGTCAATGAGATTGGG GAACAATGAGTGTCCTACTTGCAGAAAACATTGTGCAAGCCGACGTTCTTTAAGAGACGACCCAAACTTTGATGCCTTAATAGCagctttattcaaaaatattgataaatttgaGGAGGAG GAATTGAATTTTCGTCAAGATGATGAAGCTCGTAATAAGCAG ATTCAAGCATCTATAGCTCAAGTATCGCAACGACAATCTAAGGCCCTTGTAAAAAGAAAGTCTGTTGGTAAAGGCACAGCGATCTTATCGAGATCACGACGTAGTGGTGGCGGctccagaagaagaaggaactgCAGAAACATTGAACAGGATACATCAGAAgccaatgatgatgatgatcaaaacaaaagaggcaaagattcttcttcagatgAGCCTTGTGAGAGGCAACGAAAAAAGCGTTCAGCAACTcagccttcttcttcaaatgcAAACAACAACGATAACTGCGCAGGTAATGGCACAGAGCAGACGCATCAGAGGGACAGCAGAGTAATATCACCTGTGCTTGTGTGGAACTCGGAACTAATTGCATGGGGAAGAGGCGGTACAAGGAGTAACACAAGGCAAGGAAATAATAACCAAGGAGCTATTAGTAAGAGAAATGCTCGCTTGAAAAGACTTGTGGAATATCTCGGGAGCTTAGAGGGTAATAGTGTCGag TTGGATATTCATCTTAAGCTTGTCTCGCTGGATACAGAAGGTTTACTAAACTTACATGAGCCATATCTTTGTTTCCGGCCCACTTTGCTAGTTAAACAACTCCGCGAAGTGAGTTCTCTCCCTCTG TATGTGGCACGCCATTTAAAATTGAAGGCTGAAGAGGTTGAATTGTTGGTGTCTAAAGATGGGGATACGGTCATTGGGAATAAGACCTCAACAGAGAAGATGCAAAGCCTGCAAGATGATGAGACCGTGGCAAAGCTAAAAGTTGATTGCATTTCGAGCAATGGATATATG ATTGTAGTGTACCGGAGAAAGCAAATCGCGTAG
- the RING1B gene encoding RING 1B (RING 1B (RING1B); FUNCTIONS IN: zinc ion binding; INVOLVED IN: negative regulation of gene expression, epigenetic; LOCATED IN: nucleus, PRC1 complex; EXPRESSED IN: 15 plant structures; EXPRESSED DURING: 8 growth stages; CONTAINS InterPro DOMAIN/s: Zinc finger, RING-type, conserved site (InterPro:IPR017907), Zinc finger, RING-type (InterPro:IPR001841), Zinc finger, C3HC4 RING-type (InterPro:IPR018957); BEST Arabidopsis thaliana protein match is: RING 1A (TAIR:AT5G44280.1); Has 7001 Blast hits to 4383 proteins in 552 species: Archae - 10; Bacteria - 208; Metazoa - 3701; Fungi - 387; Plants - 512; Viruses - 317; Other Eukaryotes - 1866 (source: NCBI BLink).) codes for MPSLKSFSAAEEEDDQLGRNSEAERFNPEAVEKEEDPDKMDEKDESGDEEDDVKRDQVEAEDEEALGEEEDSKERSQSSSAGELSESEYMVVDLADICKDVQCSICLGIIRKTRTVMECLHRFCRECIDKSMRLGNNECPTCRKHCASRRSLRDDPNFDALIAALFKNIDKFEEEELNFRQDDEARNKQIQASIAQVSQRQSKALVKRKSVGKGTAILSRSRRSGGGSRRRRNCRNIEQDTSEANDDDDQNKRGKDSSSDEPCERQRKKRSATQPSSSNANNNDNCAGNGTEQTHQRDSRVISPVLVWNSELIAWGRGGTRSNTRQGNNNQGAISKRNARLKRLVEYLGSLEGNSVELDIHLKLVSLDTEGLLNLHEPYLCFRPTLLVKQLREYVARHLKLKAEEVELLVSKDGDTVIGNKTSTEKMQSLQDDETVAKLKVDCISSNGYMIVVYRRKQIA; via the exons ATGCCTTCCTTGAAGAGCTTCTCCGCCgccgaggaagaagatgaccaACTGGGTCGGAACTCAGAAGCTGAAAGATTCAATCCTGAAGCtgtggagaaagaagaagatccagaCAAAATGGATGAGAAGGACGAAAGTGGAGATGAGGAAGACGACGTGAAACGTGACCAAGTAGAAGCAGAGGATGAGGAAGCgttaggagaagaagaag ATTCTAAGGAAAGAAGTCAATCTTCTTCAGCAGGAGAGTTATCAGAATCAGA ATATATGGTTGTTGATCTAGCGGATATCTGTAAGGACGTGCAATGCTCGATATGTTTAG GGATTATAAGGAAAACAAGGACTGTGATGGAATGTCTCCACCGGTTTTGCCGAGAGTGCATTGATAAGTCAATGAGATTGGG GAACAATGAGTGTCCTACTTGCAGAAAACATTGTGCAAGCCGACGTTCTTTAAGAGACGACCCAAACTTTGATGCCTTAATAGCagctttattcaaaaatattgataaatttgaGGAGGAG GAATTGAATTTTCGTCAAGATGATGAAGCTCGTAATAAGCAG ATTCAAGCATCTATAGCTCAAGTATCGCAACGACAATCTAAGGCCCTTGTAAAAAGAAAGTCTGTTGGTAAAGGCACAGCGATCTTATCGAGATCACGACGTAGTGGTGGCGGctccagaagaagaaggaactgCAGAAACATTGAACAGGATACATCAGAAgccaatgatgatgatgatcaaaacaaaagaggcaaagattcttcttcagatgAGCCTTGTGAGAGGCAACGAAAAAAGCGTTCAGCAACTcagccttcttcttcaaatgcAAACAACAACGATAACTGCGCAGGTAATGGCACAGAGCAGACGCATCAGAGGGACAGCAGAGTAATATCACCTGTGCTTGTGTGGAACTCGGAACTAATTGCATGGGGAAGAGGCGGTACAAGGAGTAACACAAGGCAAGGAAATAATAACCAAGGAGCTATTAGTAAGAGAAATGCTCGCTTGAAAAGACTTGTGGAATATCTCGGGAGCTTAGAGGGTAATAGTGTCGag TTGGATATTCATCTTAAGCTTGTCTCGCTGGATACAGAAGGTTTACTAAACTTACATGAGCCATATCTTTGTTTCCGGCCCACTTTGCTAGTTAAACAACTCCGCGAA TATGTGGCACGCCATTTAAAATTGAAGGCTGAAGAGGTTGAATTGTTGGTGTCTAAAGATGGGGATACGGTCATTGGGAATAAGACCTCAACAGAGAAGATGCAAAGCCTGCAAGATGATGAGACCGTGGCAAAGCTAAAAGTTGATTGCATTTCGAGCAATGGATATATG ATTGTAGTGTACCGGAGAAAGCAAATCGCGTAG
- the RING1B gene encoding RING 1B — protein sequence MVVDLADICKDVQCSICLGIIRKTRTVMECLHRFCRECIDKSMRLGNNECPTCRKHCASRRSLRDDPNFDALIAALFKNIDKFEEEELNFRQDDEARNKQIQASIAQVSQRQSKALVKRKSVGKGTAILSRSRRSGGGSRRRRNCRNIEQDTSEANDDDDQNKRGKDSSSDEPCERQRKKRSATQPSSSNANNNDNCAGNGTEQTHQRDSRVISPVLVWNSELIAWGRGGTRSNTRQGNNNQGAISKRNARLKRLVEYLGSLEGNSVELDIHLKLVSLDTEGLLNLHEPYLCFRPTLLVKQLREYVARHLKLKAEEVELLVSKDGDTVIGNKTSTEKMQSLQDDETVAKLKVDCISSNGYMIVVYRRKQIA from the exons ATGGTTGTTGATCTAGCGGATATCTGTAAGGACGTGCAATGCTCGATATGTTTAG GGATTATAAGGAAAACAAGGACTGTGATGGAATGTCTCCACCGGTTTTGCCGAGAGTGCATTGATAAGTCAATGAGATTGGG GAACAATGAGTGTCCTACTTGCAGAAAACATTGTGCAAGCCGACGTTCTTTAAGAGACGACCCAAACTTTGATGCCTTAATAGCagctttattcaaaaatattgataaatttgaGGAGGAG GAATTGAATTTTCGTCAAGATGATGAAGCTCGTAATAAGCAG ATTCAAGCATCTATAGCTCAAGTATCGCAACGACAATCTAAGGCCCTTGTAAAAAGAAAGTCTGTTGGTAAAGGCACAGCGATCTTATCGAGATCACGACGTAGTGGTGGCGGctccagaagaagaaggaactgCAGAAACATTGAACAGGATACATCAGAAgccaatgatgatgatgatcaaaacaaaagaggcaaagattcttcttcagatgAGCCTTGTGAGAGGCAACGAAAAAAGCGTTCAGCAACTcagccttcttcttcaaatgcAAACAACAACGATAACTGCGCAGGTAATGGCACAGAGCAGACGCATCAGAGGGACAGCAGAGTAATATCACCTGTGCTTGTGTGGAACTCGGAACTAATTGCATGGGGAAGAGGCGGTACAAGGAGTAACACAAGGCAAGGAAATAATAACCAAGGAGCTATTAGTAAGAGAAATGCTCGCTTGAAAAGACTTGTGGAATATCTCGGGAGCTTAGAGGGTAATAGTGTCGag TTGGATATTCATCTTAAGCTTGTCTCGCTGGATACAGAAGGTTTACTAAACTTACATGAGCCATATCTTTGTTTCCGGCCCACTTTGCTAGTTAAACAACTCCGCGAA TATGTGGCACGCCATTTAAAATTGAAGGCTGAAGAGGTTGAATTGTTGGTGTCTAAAGATGGGGATACGGTCATTGGGAATAAGACCTCAACAGAGAAGATGCAAAGCCTGCAAGATGATGAGACCGTGGCAAAGCTAAAAGTTGATTGCATTTCGAGCAATGGATATATG ATTGTAGTGTACCGGAGAAAGCAAATCGCGTAG
- the RING1B gene encoding RING 1B codes for MECLHRFCRECIDKSMRLGNNECPTCRKHCASRRSLRDDPNFDALIAALFKNIDKFEEEELNFRQDDEARNKQIQASIAQVSQRQSKALVKRKSVGKGTAILSRSRRSGGGSRRRRNCRNIEQDTSEANDDDDQNKRGKDSSSDEPCERQRKKRSATQPSSSNANNNDNCAGNGTEQTHQRDSRVISPVLVWNSELIAWGRGGTRSNTRQGNNNQGAISKRNARLKRLVEYLGSLEGNSVELDIHLKLVSLDTEGLLNLHEPYLCFRPTLLVKQLREYVARHLKLKAEEVELLVSKDGDTVIGNKTSTEKMQSLQDDETVAKLKVDCISSNGYMIVVYRRKQIA; via the exons ATGGAATGTCTCCACCGGTTTTGCCGAGAGTGCATTGATAAGTCAATGAGATTGGG GAACAATGAGTGTCCTACTTGCAGAAAACATTGTGCAAGCCGACGTTCTTTAAGAGACGACCCAAACTTTGATGCCTTAATAGCagctttattcaaaaatattgataaatttgaGGAGGAG GAATTGAATTTTCGTCAAGATGATGAAGCTCGTAATAAGCAG ATTCAAGCATCTATAGCTCAAGTATCGCAACGACAATCTAAGGCCCTTGTAAAAAGAAAGTCTGTTGGTAAAGGCACAGCGATCTTATCGAGATCACGACGTAGTGGTGGCGGctccagaagaagaaggaactgCAGAAACATTGAACAGGATACATCAGAAgccaatgatgatgatgatcaaaacaaaagaggcaaagattcttcttcagatgAGCCTTGTGAGAGGCAACGAAAAAAGCGTTCAGCAACTcagccttcttcttcaaatgcAAACAACAACGATAACTGCGCAGGTAATGGCACAGAGCAGACGCATCAGAGGGACAGCAGAGTAATATCACCTGTGCTTGTGTGGAACTCGGAACTAATTGCATGGGGAAGAGGCGGTACAAGGAGTAACACAAGGCAAGGAAATAATAACCAAGGAGCTATTAGTAAGAGAAATGCTCGCTTGAAAAGACTTGTGGAATATCTCGGGAGCTTAGAGGGTAATAGTGTCGag TTGGATATTCATCTTAAGCTTGTCTCGCTGGATACAGAAGGTTTACTAAACTTACATGAGCCATATCTTTGTTTCCGGCCCACTTTGCTAGTTAAACAACTCCGCGAA TATGTGGCACGCCATTTAAAATTGAAGGCTGAAGAGGTTGAATTGTTGGTGTCTAAAGATGGGGATACGGTCATTGGGAATAAGACCTCAACAGAGAAGATGCAAAGCCTGCAAGATGATGAGACCGTGGCAAAGCTAAAAGTTGATTGCATTTCGAGCAATGGATATATG ATTGTAGTGTACCGGAGAAAGCAAATCGCGTAG